The nucleotide window CTGACAAGCATATTGCTTTTTATTGCGGAACCGGTTGGCGGGGAAGCGAAGCATTTTGGAACGCCTGGCTATTGGGATGGCCTAATGTTTCGGTTTATGACGGCGGATGGTTTGAATGGTGCAACGATCCGGAGAATCCTATCAAAACGGGAGAACCTGACCAATCAATACTAAAACAGATTTAAATAAAAAAGGGATAAAATCTTACACTTTATCCCTTTCCCATTTTGATGATTAAGTGTTCGTAATATTGATGCACCTATCCAACATTATCTTAGCTGTTAAATTCCCAAACTGATAGCTTAACATATTTTCTCAAATTTTTATACCGGATTTATGTAACTATATAGAATTTGCATTAGATTGTTAGCCATATACAAAAAGAGTGTTTAGGCTTTAGGTTTCATATTTCACCTCCATCATTTATGATTTTTTCAAAAATTCTATCTCTTGTATCAGTGCCTCCATATCATAAACTTCCAGCTCTTTTTTACATGCTTATAATACTCTTGCTGGGCCCCACAGGTTTTTCTATCGCACAGACAGCACCAGACTCCACATGGTCTTTTCCCACCGTTCTGCTCGATACAGATAATGATGATACATTGGATTATGCTGACCAACATATCAGGATCGGAGGCATTGCCAATACTGCATTTTCGCAAATCCACACTACCCGACTATCTTCCGCTATTCAAAATGATAACTATGGCCTTCGCTTTTACTCTAAAATGAGAGGCGACTCCTTTGAAGTTGGAGACAGTTTAGTACTCGAAGGACGGTTACATAACTATAATGGGCTTAATGAACTCTATGTGGATTCATATGAAGTATATCCCGAGGTCAATAAAACGTTTTCTCCCAAAACACTAACAGACAAAACAAACAACCCTGACCGGTTTATTGGGATGCTGGTAGAAGGATCCGGTAAAATTACCGACAAAGGAACCATTAATAATGGAATTTACCTTTCTGTTTCAATGAGAGAAAATAATGAGTTTGAGCCAAAGGTTTTCCTCTCTAACTTTCATAACTCGTTTACTGATTTCAACTTTGATATACTAAGCATTGGCGACAAGATATCTTTCACGGGGGTTTTATCAGAATTTAAAAGTGACCTTGCAGGCCACAACTACTTGGTTTACCTGCGTACTCCTGATGACCTACAATACACGGGCATACCACGGTACTACTTTTATGGGGCAGGGGGACTAATTCTCCTCATTTTTACTGGGGTAATAGTTTGGATCATCAGTTTACGGCGAAAAGTTGAAAGCAAGACCCAAAAAGTACAAAAGTCATTAGAAGAAAAAGAGATACTACTACGCGAAATCCATCACCGAGTAAAAAATAACCTTTCTATTATATCCGGCCTCCTCGATCTCCAAAAAGATACCACTGACGTTGAAAGCACCCATAATGCCCTGCAGGACAGTCAGTCACGGATTCGCTCGATGGCCCTTATTCATGACAAACTTTATCAAACCGAATCCCTTTCTGATATCAACCTCGATGAATACCTTGAAGAGTTGGTAGAAGCCATTAGTGCAACATTCATTAACAAACAAAATAAAGTTGATGTTAAATATGAGCTTGACGAAGCCAACATTAATA belongs to Fodinibius sp. Rm-B-1B1-1 and includes:
- a CDS encoding sensor histidine kinase, with protein sequence MLIILLLGPTGFSIAQTAPDSTWSFPTVLLDTDNDDTLDYADQHIRIGGIANTAFSQIHTTRLSSAIQNDNYGLRFYSKMRGDSFEVGDSLVLEGRLHNYNGLNELYVDSYEVYPEVNKTFSPKTLTDKTNNPDRFIGMLVEGSGKITDKGTINNGIYLSVSMRENNEFEPKVFLSNFHNSFTDFNFDILSIGDKISFTGVLSEFKSDLAGHNYLVYLRTPDDLQYTGIPRYYFYGAGGLILLIFTGVIVWIISLRRKVESKTQKVQKSLEEKEILLREIHHRVKNNLSIISGLLDLQKDTTDVESTHNALQDSQSRIRSMALIHDKLYQTESLSDINLDEYLEELVEAISATFINKQNKVDVKYELDEANINIDKVVPCGLLVNELVVNAFKHAFDDKKQGVLTVKLQNQGQEAVLTVADNGPGLPENFNLDTGDSLGSMLIQTFAAQLGAELTIDRDYKGAAFIFTFSLN